One Ricinus communis isolate WT05 ecotype wild-type chromosome 2, ASM1957865v1, whole genome shotgun sequence DNA segment encodes these proteins:
- the LOC8274129 gene encoding histone-lysine N-methyltransferase ASHR1 isoform X1 yields the protein MEELQAALQNWGLRVANVTEKGRSLVTTKDFNPGEVIISQEPYVCVPNNSATESRCDRCFSSSNVKKCSACQVAWYCGSSCQKLEWKLHRIECEALSKLDKDRRKYVTPSIRLMVRLLIRRKLQSEKIISSTATDNYDLVEALVAHMKDIDEKQLVLYAQMANLVNLILRWPDVNIKEIAENFSKLACNAHTICDSELRPLGTGLYPVVSIINHSCLPNAVLVFDGRLAVVHTVQHIPKGSEVLISYIETAGSTMTRQKALKQQYFFTCTCPRCIKMGLLDDIQESAILEGYRCKDNRCNGFLLRDSDDRGFICQQCGLLRSKEEVKKSAAEIKATSDKASKSISSGNLQEAVSIYKLIEKLQRKLCHPFSTSLMQTREKLLKMLMELEDWGEALSYCKLTIPVYQRVYPEFHPLLGLQYFSCGKLEWLLGDTEAAIKSLTKALDVLRITHGTKTPFMKELMMKLEEARAEVSYLRASNDGE from the exons ATGGAGGAGTTACAGGCCGCTCTTCAAAATTGGGGTTTACGTGTTGCTAATGTTACAGAGAAAGGACGGAGTCTCGTCACCACCAAGGACTTCAATCCAG GAGAAGTAATAATAAGTCAAGAGCCTTACGTTTGTGTACCGAACAACTCAGCAACTGAGTCACGATGTGATCGATGTTTCAGTTCCAGTAATGTCAAGAAATGCTCTGCTTGTCAAGTTGCTTGGTACTGCGGCAGCAGTTGCCAG AAGTTGGAGTGGAAGCTGCATCGAATTGAGTGTGAGGCTCTATCAAAGCTTGACAAGGATAGGCGCAAGTATGTTACACCTTCTATACGTTTGATGGTCAGACTCTTAATTCGAAGAAAATTGCAAAGTGAGAAg ATTATTTCTTCTACTGCCACAGACAATTATGATTTGGTGGAGGCATTGGTGGCTC ATATGAAAGACATTGATGAGAAGCAACTGGTGCTATATGCACAGATGGCCAACCTTGTCAACTTGATTCTTCGGTGGCCTGATGTTAACATAAAAGAGATTGCAGAGAACTTTTCCAAG CTTGCTTGCAATGCCCATACTATTTGTGATAGCGAATTGAGACCCCTTGGCACAGGACTGTATCCGGTTGTTTCCATTATTAACCACAG CTGCTTGCCCAATGCTGTTTTAGTGTTTGATGGAAGGTTGGCTGTGGTGCACACCGTGCAACATATACCTAAAGGTTCTGAG GTGTTGATAAGTTATATTGAAACTGCTGGAAGCACTATGACGCGGCAAAAAGCTCTAAAACAACAATACTTTTTTACTTGCACATGTCCGCGCTGCATTAAAATG GGTCTACTAGATGATATTCAGGAGAGTGCAATTCTGGAGGGTTACAGATGCAAAGATAATAGATGCAATGGTTTCTTGCTTCGTGATTCTG ATGACAGAGGATTTATATGCCAACAGTGTGGCCTTCTTAGGAGCAAGGAAGAGGTAAAAAAGTCGGCAGCTGAAATAAAAGCGACGTCAGACAAGGCTTCCAAGTCTATATCATCTGGAA ATCTGCAGGAAGCCGTTTCTATATATAAGTTGATTGAGAAACTCCAAAGGAAATTATGCCATCCCTTTTCAACTAGCTTGATGCAAACTCGAGAAAAGCTGCTAAAG ATGTTGATGGAGCTGGAAGACTGGGGAGAAGCTTTGTCATATTGCAAATTGACCATTCCCGTGTATCAAA GAGTATATCCAGAATTTCATCCTTTGCTTGGTTTGCAGTATTTTAGCTGTGGAAAACTTGAGTG GTTACTTGGGGACACAGAGGCCGCTATCAAATCACTGACCAAGGCACTGGATGTACTTCGAATTACACATGGGACAAAAACGCCCTTCATGAAGGAGCTCATGATGAAGTTGGAGGAAGCACGTGCTGAGGTCTCTTACCTTCGTGCATCTAATGATGGCGAGTAG
- the LOC8274129 gene encoding histone-lysine N-methyltransferase ASHR1 isoform X3, which yields MSRNALLVKLLGTAAAVARCGFYKLEWKLHRIECEALSKLDKDRRKYVTPSIRLMVRLLIRRKLQSEKIISSTATDNYDLVEALVAHMKDIDEKQLVLYAQMANLVNLILRWPDVNIKEIAENFSKLACNAHTICDSELRPLGTGLYPVVSIINHSCLPNAVLVFDGRLAVVHTVQHIPKGSEVLISYIETAGSTMTRQKALKQQYFFTCTCPRCIKMGLLDDIQESAILEGYRCKDNRCNGFLLRDSDDRGFICQQCGLLRSKEEVKKSAAEIKATSDKASKSISSGNLQEAVSIYKLIEKLQRKLCHPFSTSLMQTREKLLKMLMELEDWGEALSYCKLTIPVYQRVYPEFHPLLGLQYFSCGKLEWLLGDTEAAIKSLTKALDVLRITHGTKTPFMKELMMKLEEARAEVSYLRASNDGE from the exons ATGTCAAGAAATGCTCTGCTTGTCAAGTTGCTTGGTACTGCGGCAGCAGTTGCCAGGTGCGGGTTTTAT AAGTTGGAGTGGAAGCTGCATCGAATTGAGTGTGAGGCTCTATCAAAGCTTGACAAGGATAGGCGCAAGTATGTTACACCTTCTATACGTTTGATGGTCAGACTCTTAATTCGAAGAAAATTGCAAAGTGAGAAg ATTATTTCTTCTACTGCCACAGACAATTATGATTTGGTGGAGGCATTGGTGGCTC ATATGAAAGACATTGATGAGAAGCAACTGGTGCTATATGCACAGATGGCCAACCTTGTCAACTTGATTCTTCGGTGGCCTGATGTTAACATAAAAGAGATTGCAGAGAACTTTTCCAAG CTTGCTTGCAATGCCCATACTATTTGTGATAGCGAATTGAGACCCCTTGGCACAGGACTGTATCCGGTTGTTTCCATTATTAACCACAG CTGCTTGCCCAATGCTGTTTTAGTGTTTGATGGAAGGTTGGCTGTGGTGCACACCGTGCAACATATACCTAAAGGTTCTGAG GTGTTGATAAGTTATATTGAAACTGCTGGAAGCACTATGACGCGGCAAAAAGCTCTAAAACAACAATACTTTTTTACTTGCACATGTCCGCGCTGCATTAAAATG GGTCTACTAGATGATATTCAGGAGAGTGCAATTCTGGAGGGTTACAGATGCAAAGATAATAGATGCAATGGTTTCTTGCTTCGTGATTCTG ATGACAGAGGATTTATATGCCAACAGTGTGGCCTTCTTAGGAGCAAGGAAGAGGTAAAAAAGTCGGCAGCTGAAATAAAAGCGACGTCAGACAAGGCTTCCAAGTCTATATCATCTGGAA ATCTGCAGGAAGCCGTTTCTATATATAAGTTGATTGAGAAACTCCAAAGGAAATTATGCCATCCCTTTTCAACTAGCTTGATGCAAACTCGAGAAAAGCTGCTAAAG ATGTTGATGGAGCTGGAAGACTGGGGAGAAGCTTTGTCATATTGCAAATTGACCATTCCCGTGTATCAAA GAGTATATCCAGAATTTCATCCTTTGCTTGGTTTGCAGTATTTTAGCTGTGGAAAACTTGAGTG GTTACTTGGGGACACAGAGGCCGCTATCAAATCACTGACCAAGGCACTGGATGTACTTCGAATTACACATGGGACAAAAACGCCCTTCATGAAGGAGCTCATGATGAAGTTGGAGGAAGCACGTGCTGAGGTCTCTTACCTTCGTGCATCTAATGATGGCGAGTAG
- the LOC8274129 gene encoding histone-lysine N-methyltransferase ASHR1 isoform X2, with product MEELQAALQNWGLRVANVTEKGRSLVTTKDFNPGEVIISQEPYVCVPNNSATESRCDRCFSSSNVKKCSACQVAWYCGSSCQKLEWKLHRIECEALSKLDKDRRKYVTPSIRLMVRLLIRRKLQSEKIISSTATDNYDLVEALVAHMKDIDEKQLVLYAQMANLVNLILRWPDVNIKEIAENFSKLACNAHTICDSELRPLGTGLYPVVSIINHSCLPNAVLVFDGRLAVVHTVQHIPKGSEGLLDDIQESAILEGYRCKDNRCNGFLLRDSDDRGFICQQCGLLRSKEEVKKSAAEIKATSDKASKSISSGNLQEAVSIYKLIEKLQRKLCHPFSTSLMQTREKLLKMLMELEDWGEALSYCKLTIPVYQRVYPEFHPLLGLQYFSCGKLEWLLGDTEAAIKSLTKALDVLRITHGTKTPFMKELMMKLEEARAEVSYLRASNDGE from the exons ATGGAGGAGTTACAGGCCGCTCTTCAAAATTGGGGTTTACGTGTTGCTAATGTTACAGAGAAAGGACGGAGTCTCGTCACCACCAAGGACTTCAATCCAG GAGAAGTAATAATAAGTCAAGAGCCTTACGTTTGTGTACCGAACAACTCAGCAACTGAGTCACGATGTGATCGATGTTTCAGTTCCAGTAATGTCAAGAAATGCTCTGCTTGTCAAGTTGCTTGGTACTGCGGCAGCAGTTGCCAG AAGTTGGAGTGGAAGCTGCATCGAATTGAGTGTGAGGCTCTATCAAAGCTTGACAAGGATAGGCGCAAGTATGTTACACCTTCTATACGTTTGATGGTCAGACTCTTAATTCGAAGAAAATTGCAAAGTGAGAAg ATTATTTCTTCTACTGCCACAGACAATTATGATTTGGTGGAGGCATTGGTGGCTC ATATGAAAGACATTGATGAGAAGCAACTGGTGCTATATGCACAGATGGCCAACCTTGTCAACTTGATTCTTCGGTGGCCTGATGTTAACATAAAAGAGATTGCAGAGAACTTTTCCAAG CTTGCTTGCAATGCCCATACTATTTGTGATAGCGAATTGAGACCCCTTGGCACAGGACTGTATCCGGTTGTTTCCATTATTAACCACAG CTGCTTGCCCAATGCTGTTTTAGTGTTTGATGGAAGGTTGGCTGTGGTGCACACCGTGCAACATATACCTAAAGGTTCTGAG GGTCTACTAGATGATATTCAGGAGAGTGCAATTCTGGAGGGTTACAGATGCAAAGATAATAGATGCAATGGTTTCTTGCTTCGTGATTCTG ATGACAGAGGATTTATATGCCAACAGTGTGGCCTTCTTAGGAGCAAGGAAGAGGTAAAAAAGTCGGCAGCTGAAATAAAAGCGACGTCAGACAAGGCTTCCAAGTCTATATCATCTGGAA ATCTGCAGGAAGCCGTTTCTATATATAAGTTGATTGAGAAACTCCAAAGGAAATTATGCCATCCCTTTTCAACTAGCTTGATGCAAACTCGAGAAAAGCTGCTAAAG ATGTTGATGGAGCTGGAAGACTGGGGAGAAGCTTTGTCATATTGCAAATTGACCATTCCCGTGTATCAAA GAGTATATCCAGAATTTCATCCTTTGCTTGGTTTGCAGTATTTTAGCTGTGGAAAACTTGAGTG GTTACTTGGGGACACAGAGGCCGCTATCAAATCACTGACCAAGGCACTGGATGTACTTCGAATTACACATGGGACAAAAACGCCCTTCATGAAGGAGCTCATGATGAAGTTGGAGGAAGCACGTGCTGAGGTCTCTTACCTTCGTGCATCTAATGATGGCGAGTAG